TCCATAGTGGCCTTTATGTCTGGAAGCTTGATTCCCTTGGCTTTTTTTCCTAAGGTGGTTTCAGATATTCTGTCCTTCTTGCCTTTCTCATCCTTGATCTATACTCCGGTCATGATTATCGTTGGGAAATACGATGCTAGTCGGATTCTTCATGCGCTTTTGCTTCAGTTTTTCTGGCTCTTAGTGATGGTGGGTCTGTCTCAGTTGATTTGGAAACGAGTCCAGTCCTTCATCACTATTCAGGGAGGTTAGTATGAAAAAATATCAACGCATGCATCTGATTTTTATCAGACAATACATCAAGCAAATCATGGAATACAAGGTGGATTTTGTGGTTGGTGTGCTAGGAGTTTTTTTGACCCAAGGTCTGAATCTCTTGTTTCTCAATGTCATCTTTCAACATATCCCCTCGCTAGAAGGTTGGACTTTCCAAGAAATCGCTTTTATCTATGGATTTTCCTTGATTCCCAAGGGATTGGACCACCTCTTTTTTGACAATCTCTGGGCACTGGGGCAACGATTGGTGCGAAAGGGAGAGTTTGACAAGTATCTGACCCGTCCTATTAATCCGCTCTTCCACATCCTCGTTGAGACCTTTCAAATTGATGCCTTGGGCGAGCTCTTGGTCGGTGGCATTTTACTAGCGACAACAGTATCAAGCATTGCTTGGACTCTTCCCAAATTCTTGCTTTTCCTAGTCTGTATTCCTTTTGCGACCTTGATTTATACTTCCTTTAAAATCGCGACAGCCAGTATCGCTTTTTGGACCAAGCAGTCAGGTGCTATGATTTACATTTTTTATATGTTTAATGACTTTGCTAAGTATCCGATTACCATTTACAATTCGCTTCTTCGTTGGTTGATTAGCTTTATCATCCCTTTCGCCTTTACAGCTTACTATCCTGCTAGCTATTTCTTACAGGACAAGGATGGACTCTTTAATATCGGTGGTTTGATGCTGATTTCCCTTGTTTTCTTTGCTATTTCTTTAAAACTCTGGGACAGGGGCTTGGATGCCTACGAAAGTGCGGGTTCGTAAAAGGAAGAATCTCAAAGCCTTGTCTCAGGATATGCTTTTTCTAATGGAGATGAAAATTTCTTGACATCTATTCTCAAAGTGCTATACTAAAAGGGTAATCGCCGATTTAGCTCAGTTGGTAGAGCAACGCACTCGTAACGCGTAGGTCACAGGTTCGATCCCTGCAATCGGCAGAATGAAGAAGTCCATTAGGGCTTCTTTTTTTGTAAATATAGGAAAGGTGGAACGTTTGAGATAGGTTCTATTTAACGTCTGAAACTCCTGCTTATAAATAAAAACTAAAATTTATATTTTGTGGTATAATATATTTTAATAAGCACTTGTTTTCGTTCCGTTTTAGAGGACTATAGGCTGTTAATCATTCTAGAATTTTTTGCATAGGTTTTCTAAAAATTATAAAAATCCGTGGATAATAACGAATGAAGTCTCGCAAGCTTGGCTGAATATAAATCAAAAAGGAGAAAATTATGAATAAGAAAGAACGAGAAAAACAATTTGAAGAGGTCAATGGACGTAAGCGGTCTGAATCAAAGTCGGCTCCGAATAAAAATATAAAAATCTATATTGGCCTAGCACTCGCTGCTTCAGTCACTCTCATCTTGGTAAGTATTTTCTCGCATTCTTTGATTGGAAAGAAAGAGTCAAATCAAGCATCGTCTGCCGTTTCAACTACAGAGTCAACAAGTCAATCGTCTACAAACCAAGGAAAAATAGATGAGACTGATAAGGATAAACAAGAGGAAATTCAAAAACTCAAGAATCAACTGACTGCTTTAGATACCAAAATTACGGAAGCAGAAGCACTTGTTAGCAAGTTGAAGAAAGAAACTACCGTTCCAAAACTAGATATTGAAGCAATCAAGAACAATGATCTATCTAGTTTAGAAGGTACTTGGCGTAGTCAATCTGGTAATGAATACATTATTAATGATTCTGGAGAAGTACGTGCGACTTGGTTTACAAATGATCAAAAGTACGAATCTGTAGTTGGATTAAAGGTATCAAAAGGTCAAGATAGTCGTAACCCTGAGACAGCTTCTCTCAGTGCGTGGGTGAAAGATTCTGTTGCTGGAGGATTTGTAGTAGTAGCTGTGCCAAGCGGAGTTGTTATGCAACCTGGGGATGATGGAAAGATTACGGATAAAAGTAATCATGCTGAGGAAAGACTTTTTTCTGGACAACAATATGAAGCGATGTTAATGAAACCAGAAGATGTTTATTATCGTGTGAAACCAGATGCTAGTAAACTTAATGAAGAGGAGAAGAATTTAGCTCAACTACAGGCTGAGCGTGAAGCAATCAAATCTTCTCTAGAATCTAAGGAAAAGAAAAACTAGATTGTATTCGTTCAAAAATACTGTTACAATCGGCAGAATCAAGAAGCCTTAATTAGGCTTCTTTTTTTGTTGTCGGTAATATTCAACCACTTAGACTGAGATAGAGACCAGATAGGCAAAAGAGGTTGTTCTGGGGGAAACCCTCTGCTATAATGATTTTTGTAAGGGGCGTGAAGGGTTGGTGCCAGACAACTCAAATTCCTAAAAAAAGAAAATGGAGACAAAAAATGAAAAAATTATTGGGACTTATATTTTTAGTAGCAGCAGCGCTAGTATTGTATTTCGGCTCTGTTGGATGGGCAAGTTTGGATGTCAACCTCTGGTCACTCATTCCGGTAGGATTGTTCCTCTATTTTACGCTAGAAAACTTTTTGAAAAAAGACTACAAGTCTAGTCTGATGTGCTTGATCATTGCCTTTGTCATTGTAAATGCTATTTTTGATCTCTTACCAATTTCAAGTGGTTTGGTAATTGCTGCCGGTGTGCTAGCATGTGTAGGACTTGGCTACCTCTTTCCTGATAAGGATAAACAAGAAGACAAATAAAAAGTCTCGAGATTTCTCGAGACTTTTTATTATTTACCAGCGTAATATTTTTGGATCCCTTTCACAATACCTGCGACCAGTTTATCTTGGTAGTGGCTATCTCTGATTTGTTGGTTTTCGGTGAAATTATCCATATAACCAAGCTCTAGGAGGACAGCTGGTTTGGCTGTTTCGCGTAGGACAGCAAAGCTGCTCTCCAACAGACCAGCATCCTTAGCTCCTGTTTCTGCTAGAAGAGAGGAGTGGATGGCAGCGGCGAGGCGTTTGCTTTCACTCATACGATCAGGGTGATTGTGCCAGTATTGATTAATCTTACTTGGATAATCAGGTTCATCTCTATAGGAGTAGGTTTGAATACCGCTCGCTTTTGAGTAGGTATTACCAGTAGCGTTGAAGTGAATACTGATAAAAATATCAGAGTTGGTCTTATTAACCATACGAGAACGTTCGGTAACAAAATCAACGTCAATATCACTATCACGAGAGGTGAGGACCTTGTAGCCCAGTTCTTCTAACTTAGCACGAAGTTTACGGTAAATCTGCATATTGAGATCTTTTTCAGCGACATTGTAGTAAAAAGCACCGGAATCTCGACCACCATGCCCAGGATCTAGGAAGATGGTATTGCTATATTGGCCTTTTGTAAATCCGCCTTCAGTTGAAACTTCAGAAATCCATTGGCCGTATTTTTGGAACAAGTGCTCCTTGCCGTCTATCTTGTAAGTTCCTGAAACATAATGTCCACTATCGTCCAGATAGTAACGAGCCTTGTAATAGTCGTCGTAAATCCACTCATTCTTGGCCATATAACCGCCAGACTTGAGGTAGTATGCCCCAATCCACTCTTGATTTGCATAACGGCCATCCGCTTTTAGATAGAACCAGCTATTGTAGGATTTATCAAAAATCCACTCTTTTTCCGCCATGGCCCCGCTGGCCTTGAGGTAGTAGCTTTCTTTCCATTTATTGGAAAGCATGACTCCATTTTGTTCAAAAGCATACCAAGAACCATTGATTTTCTCCCATTTGTCTTGGCTATATTTCCCATATTCATTAGCGTAATACCAATTTTCATTGATTTTCACCCAAGAGTTTTCTGCCATGGCCCCGCTACTGTCAAGCAGGTAGGCACCAATGGTTGTCTGGCTGAGCATCACGCCGTTTTTATCAAAGTAGTACCAAGAACCGTTGATTTTCTCCCACTTGTCTTGCGAGATTCTGCTAGATGGTGTGACATAGTACCAATTTTGGTCAACCTTCACCCAGCCATTGTTAGCCATAGCCCCACTTTTAGTAAGGAGATAACCATCAACGATTGTCTGACTGAGCATGACGCCATCTTTGTCGAAGTAGTACCAAACTCCTCCGATTTTTTCCCATTTTTGCTGGATGATTTTTCCAGACTCACTGGTGTAGTACCATTTCCCTTCAAGAACCACCCAACTATTTTCTACCATGACCCCGTCTTTATTGAGAACATAGCCGTCAAAGATAGTATCGCTGAGTCGATTTCCCTCTTGGTCAAAATAGAACCACTTATCTTGAATTTTTTTCCATCTTAGGACA
This genomic interval from Streptococcus oralis subsp. tigurinus contains the following:
- a CDS encoding DUF6287 domain-containing protein, which produces MNKKEREKQFEEVNGRKRSESKSAPNKNIKIYIGLALAASVTLILVSIFSHSLIGKKESNQASSAVSTTESTSQSSTNQGKIDETDKDKQEEIQKLKNQLTALDTKITEAEALVSKLKKETTVPKLDIEAIKNNDLSSLEGTWRSQSGNEYIINDSGEVRATWFTNDQKYESVVGLKVSKGQDSRNPETASLSAWVKDSVAGGFVVVAVPSGVVMQPGDDGKITDKSNHAEERLFSGQQYEAMLMKPEDVYYRVKPDASKLNEEEKNLAQLQAEREAIKSSLESKEKKN
- a CDS encoding N-acetylmuramoyl-L-alanine amidase, whose protein sequence is MKKFILASAVVLSMAGLTQAPIYAEESNANPPATTEQSNSKEDKKDLSTKTEEEVASLPKDKTKEEAPKKEGWQEENKQWRFYENNQPVLRWKKIQDKWFYFDQEGNRLSDTIFDGYVLNKDGVMVENSWVVLEGKWYYTSESGKIIQQKWEKIGGVWYYFDKDGVMLSQTIVDGYLLTKSGAMANNGWVKVDQNWYYVTPSSRISQDKWEKINGSWYYFDKNGVMLSQTTIGAYLLDSSGAMAENSWVKINENWYYANEYGKYSQDKWEKINGSWYAFEQNGVMLSNKWKESYYLKASGAMAEKEWIFDKSYNSWFYLKADGRYANQEWIGAYYLKSGGYMAKNEWIYDDYYKARYYLDDSGHYVSGTYKIDGKEHLFQKYGQWISEVSTEGGFTKGQYSNTIFLDPGHGGRDSGAFYYNVAEKDLNMQIYRKLRAKLEELGYKVLTSRDSDIDVDFVTERSRMVNKTNSDIFISIHFNATGNTYSKASGIQTYSYRDEPDYPSKINQYWHNHPDRMSESKRLAAAIHSSLLAETGAKDAGLLESSFAVLRETAKPAVLLELGYMDNFTENQQIRDSHYQDKLVAGIVKGIQKYYAGK
- a CDS encoding ABC transporter permease; its protein translation is MKKYQRMHLIFIRQYIKQIMEYKVDFVVGVLGVFLTQGLNLLFLNVIFQHIPSLEGWTFQEIAFIYGFSLIPKGLDHLFFDNLWALGQRLVRKGEFDKYLTRPINPLFHILVETFQIDALGELLVGGILLATTVSSIAWTLPKFLLFLVCIPFATLIYTSFKIATASIAFWTKQSGAMIYIFYMFNDFAKYPITIYNSLLRWLISFIIPFAFTAYYPASYFLQDKDGLFNIGGLMLISLVFFAISLKLWDRGLDAYESAGS